The Coffea arabica cultivar ET-39 chromosome 6e, Coffea Arabica ET-39 HiFi, whole genome shotgun sequence genome contains the following window.
TTGTAGGTTGCCCAAGGACGATGGCAAACAGAGGAAAATTGAACGTCTCAAACTCAAGTATCGCAGGTGGATCAGCTCCCCAATAGCTTTTGGGAGCCTCAAGTGATCTGCTACTTGGAGAAATTCACTTTTAAGTGTGCGATCTTCAGAGAACGCAGGACGGATCCCTTCAATGGCCAACACTCTGAGcattttgaaattattgaaTTGAGACTTCATTTTCTTAGGAAGACGCCCTTCATAACCATCATTACCTGAGACCAACAAGGCGAGTGACCTCAGGTGCCTAGTATGTCTCTTCTCAGCTGGAGGGACATATTTCCTTACATCCTCCTTAGAAAAATGGACGGCTAGACGGTAAACTTGTGAGTGATCATTATTGCCATACTCATTGAGAATTCCATCATGATAATAGCTTTTGGATAACAAGAAATTCTCCTCTTTGGCCTTGACCAAACTGAGGTCTCTCATTAAGTCATGAAGGCGACACGATGCAAATGATCTTCCAGCGGAGGACAGCAtcacatcatcatcatcagggGCTTTACCTTGAACCATGCACCGTGTTACTAATTCTCCCAGGTATCTTTCTGCTACATCCATCATTGATTCTTCACCAATCTGATCTTTTGTTGATATTATACCCTCTGCAATCCATAACTGGTACAATTTCTCTGTGCCTATGTCAGAGTCTTCTTCATATCTACTCAGGTAAAGGAAGCAAGGCTTCAATTTGTAGGGCAAGTCATTGTAGCTTAAAGCTAATATCTTGTGCagatttccttcttctttgatcAAGTTGTTTCCTCTTCCAAGATGAGCTTTAATGTTTCTATTGACAGTCGCCCACTCATTCAGGTCCTTCTTGGTGGCAAGAGTTCCGCTGAGTACTATCACAGCCAATGGAAGACCCCCACATGCTTTCACCATTTCCTTccccaagttttccaatttttttaaatcttcATGTTCTGTCAAAGAGAGATGATGAGTAGTTCTGTTAGTCTTATTACTTAAAAGACAGAAGTGTCGAGTTGCTCAATGTATGTGCAGTACATTGAATTAACAATTTAACATTTCTGTTTAGCATCATGAATATATGTGTGTGCGCGTgcacgtatatatatataagaaactCTGAGAAAAATTGAAACTATTCCAttgagaaacaaaaaataagaaactTAGAGAAAAATTTAGCCAATTCCATTGAGGAAGGATCATCtgttgttgtttttgttttgtcaaTAAAATTTGGAGCAGAAGACATGTAAAGGGATGTTTATACTTTCGGGTGAAACAGAGGATTTGCCTGTGTTTCGGGAATTTCTCTCTCCGTGTACGTTGTGTGGTTAAATCAATAAAAGTTGTGAGCTTAACAAAAAAggggcaaaaagaaaaaaagagtatAGCCCCAAAAGAGGGGAAAATACTCCCACACTTTCTAGTCCAATTAATCATATAACTGCTCATCAAGCACTCACAAAAAGGCGTGGTCCACTTTGCGAGACCCGGTCTCTACACCGCTGTTcataaaaaaccaaaaaaaaaaaaaattttactttatACTCTAATAATTCAAATGCAATCTTCTTTTTGGGAGAAATCAGTAAAATATTCGTCTTTCCTTCTCTTGCctcttttcattatttttttttaatgatttcttttcttcaattacACGGTGTACCAataaggatagccacaacaaaCAAACCCTCAAAATCCACAAGTTTATCATCCCTTGATCAAGTAGGGCCCAATTTAGcaaactaataaaaaaaataaagagtgTTTTAAGAAATCAAGTACCTCCATGAAACCTGCCCCGTAAAGCTTTCCTCTGAAGCAGCTGCCAACTTTCGTCCTCACTTAAAAAGCGCGGTTGGTGGTGAAAACCATTGGGATCAATATGCAAAGCCACATCTTTATTGCGAGAGGTAACTAAGATCTTGCTTCCGTCGTTTCTAATTGGAAATGCTTGCTTTATACATTCCCATGGTTCTGTGGCCCAAATGTCGTCAAGAACCACAAGACATTTCTTATTTTGCAGGATTTGAAAAAGTTGTCTGACCAGCTCCTCATCCCTCCACTTCActatttcttctctcttttctggGATTAGGCTTAGCAAGATCCGTTGCAATATGTCTTCCTTTTGCCAAGTTTGTGATACATATACCCAAGCAATGCCATCAAAGCAGCGCCTCACTTTAGGGTGATTGTATACCTTTTGGGCAAGAGTTGTCTTTCCCAACCCCCCCATCCCACAGATGGAGACAACTCTAAAGCGTTGATCAATCTCATGATCATGATCATGATCGCCTCCCCTCAACAGATGCTTTACCAGCATCTCAACATCATCCTCCAATCCAACAAAGTCATCCTCGACAACATGGGAATATGTCCGCCTCAATTGTTGATGCGATGAACTACTTGCGCCGTCCTGTCTTGCGATCCCATATTCCTGAAAACTTTTGGTAAGATCAGAGATTTTCGTTTTCAGAGTCTGAATACCCGTTCCTGTGGTGTGCCTAGCATAGCACTCATTCAGGATACCAACACATCTCTTTGCGGTGCCTCGGATACGGGGCAGGAGCGGTCCTCAGACGACCGCTCCTGAACGGTCTCCTCACAATAAAAAACGTGAGGAGACAAATGAGCCAAGTCAGCAAGGCTGAAGCAGGGCACAAAAACGGCACCgttccaaataaaaaaatgttgACTTCCAAACGTGAGCAAACGGAGCAAACGGAAGAGAAGTagattttgaaattcaagttgaaattttgaattagcCGCAGAAAACAAAACTGAGGGAAGAGTCTTGGCGTGCTTCTGAAGGAGCTCTACTCTGACAGTCTGACCGACCGCTCATTGAAGGTAGAAAGCTGAAGTTCGAGTGGAATTCGACTTACTAGCTCTTTCTAGTGAAGTGAGTGTAGTCTACATTGATGAAAATAGCAATTGACAGAAAAGTGAGTGGAAAGGCAGGCGGCAAAGAAGAAGCAAACAGAGATGAAGCCAAAGTTTGGACGGAAAACTGAATAGCAGAAGCAGCTGTGGTTTTCAACTGGGTATAAGAGTATTGTATCTATTTTGAATGCGCACAAGGCAGGCGGTAAGGTAGAAGCAAACAGAGGAAGGACAAAATCTCACGAAGCCAGATTTTGTCCTTCAACTTAATAGCAGATGCAGCTACGCTCTCCGACTTCGGTGAAACGTGAAGCGTATTAGCAGACCAAGGTAACATGACTGAACCATGTCAGTAACTGTGGCCAATAATTTGTCACCCAAATGCACATCTGTTAAATGAAGGATGAAATTAGAGTCACTGAAGACATAATATGAAGATGATACAAGAATAGTGAAGTTGTACTATATTAAATATATGTACCGTATCTGTGTGTGTGACCATTTAGTTTTTCAGTGATGAACTATAAAGAGATAGTAGTTTTTGGAAGACCTAGGGGTATGTATTCAAGTAAACCATCGAACGGAATTAAGGAAAGATGAGAGAAACAAAGTCACATTTAACAAGTGAATGAATGTACATCTTGTTGTAAATTAGTTACATGTTATAGCCACCGTATTACAATTGATATGAATCATTGTGCATCTAGTAATTGATCCATGCTCATGGAGTAATATTAGTTTGTCCCTCTCTTGACCGTGTAGTGTGTATAAAATAGAGGTGTAGAGTTGAATGAGGTGAAACTGAGGAAAAGACatatatgtgaataataaatGGGTGAACCTTGTATTGTAAGTAAATTACATgatgtaaaaaatatattacaatgagTAGAAAGTGATTGTTTGGCCCTCAAAATATAGAAATAGTAGAAAATGCGGAGTTGGCTTATGCGGTTGTTATTAACGAATGACATAAGGTCCAGTGAGCTAAAGAATCT
Protein-coding sequences here:
- the LOC113695608 gene encoding putative disease resistance protein At1g50180 is translated as MLVKHLLRGGDHDHDHEIDQRFRVVSICGMGGLGKTTLAQKVYNHPKVRRCFDGIAWVYVSQTWQKEDILQRILLSLIPEKREEIVKWRDEELVRQLFQILQNKKCLVVLDDIWATEPWECIKQAFPIRNDGSKILVTSRNKDVALHIDPNGFHHQPRFLSEDESWQLLQRKALRGRFHGEHEDLKKLENLGKEMVKACGGLPLAVIVLSGTLATKKDLNEWATVNRNIKAHLGRGNNLIKEEGNLHKILALSYNDLPYKLKPCFLYLSRYEEDSDIGTEKLYQLWIAEGIISTKDQIGEESMMDVAERYLGELVTRCMVQGKAPDDDDVMLSSAGRSFASCRLHDLMRDLSLVKAKEENFLLSKSYYHDGILNEYGNNDHSQVYRLAVHFSKEDVRKYVPPAEKRHTRHLRSLALLVSGNDGYEGRLPKKMKSQFNNFKMLRVLAIEGIRPAFSEDRTLKSEFLQVADHLRLPKAIGELIHLRYLSLRRSIFLCLPSSLGNLQNLQTLDLRAGVCRIPNVLWKMRQLRHLYLPANYVDAILARHRGRSHGDTGKAS